The nucleotide window TTCGATTATCCGGTTTCTCCACGGGATATTTCCAGCCTGACCGGCATTAAAATCAATACAGCCCAAAAACTGCTTGAAGAAATGGCCGGGAACAGAGAAATTGAAAGAAACAGTGATTACTATTTTGTTCCCGGGAAAATATGGTCTGTTAAAAGGCGTCTGGAGAAAGAAAAAACTTACTCTATTTTAAAGAACAAGATAAGGACGGCAGCCTTCATCCTGTCTCTTATACCTTTTGTACGCGGAATTTTATTGACCGGTGCGGCAAGTAAAGGGGTTTTATCTTTTTATGATGATTTTGATTTTCTAATAATAGCAGAACACGGGCACATCTGGCTGTGCCGCACTATTATAGTGTTGTTGAGGAGGTTGGTCTCTTTTAATTTTCGCCATCCGCGTTTCAGAATGTTTTGCTGCAATTATTATGCAAGCGATGCCTGCCCGGAACTGCCTGACAAAAACGAATTTACTGCTATGGAACTAACAACATCCCAGCCTGTTTACAATGTTGCTCTTTGTAACAAGTTCTATGCGGATAATGCCTGGTCAAAAGGCTACTTTATTTCAAGCCATGTAACGGATAAAGTGGCACCGGTTACTTTTAAATCGTCATTTCTAAAAAAGCCGCTTGAAATACTTATGACTTTTTTAGGAGCAAGGTATATCGAAGATAGATTAAAAAACATGTATTACAGGCACTGGCTCAAAAAAGGGTATATTTCCGGGTTAAACGATTTTTCTAACATGGTATCTGATTTTTATATTAAGGCGAACCCCGGTAATATACAAAAATACCTGCTCGATAAAATAGCAAATTATAAAGCCGGGGAGCATCATTCAAAGCTGCGGACAAAAGCAATAATGCGCCAGCTTGCGTTCTACCGGCCTAAAACATCGGACAAAATGCGGATCTTATTTACTCATGCTTATTATTTAGCGCAAACACTGGGAGAAAAAAGAATAATGAAACCGTACGTGCCTCTAGGGCCGCTTTCTGTTGCATCATCAGTAAGAGAACGGGGATTTGTGGTAAATTTTTTTGATACCACATTTAAAAAAAATATAAATTCTTTTGCCGGTTATTTATACTGGAACCCTCAGCCGGTAATAGGGATTTATATCCTTGAAACAACTAAAAAGAGCGCAGTTAAAATGATAAAAATAGCCAGAGCTTCAGGAAGCGTAGTCGTAGCTGGGGGCCCTGAGCCTTCCGATGACCCTCAATATTACATAGATGCCGGAGCAAATGCGGTAGTAATAGGAGAAGGAGAGGAGACGGTTGTTGAGTTGTTGAATGCCATACAGTACGGCGACAAGCAGGTCAGCGAGATACCGGGCTTGTATTTAGGCAGGGATATCCCGTTTGCGGAAAGAAGACCTGTAAGAGACCTTGACCTTTTCCCTCAGCCTGCAAGGGACCTCGTTGACATGCGCCCGTATTTTAAAACCTGGCAACAGCATCACTCAATAACGTCTTTGCATCTAACCACTTCCAGGGGGTGCCCTTACAAATGTTCCTGGTGTTCAAAACCGGTTTTTGGCACGTCTTTCAGGCAGCATTCGCCCAAATACGTAGTAGAAGAAATGTTGTACCTGAAAAAAAACTATAACCCTTCGCAGGTATGGATAACGGATGACACATTGGGTATTAACCGTTCATGGATAAAAGATTTTCGTGATGAGGTGTTAAAAAAAGA belongs to Candidatus Liberimonas magnetica and includes:
- a CDS encoding B12-binding domain-containing radical SAM protein → MGEKERVLKLVYYFNMFDYPVSPRDISSLTGIKINTAQKLLEEMAGNREIERNSDYYFVPGKIWSVKRRLEKEKTYSILKNKIRTAAFILSLIPFVRGILLTGAASKGVLSFYDDFDFLIIAEHGHIWLCRTIIVLLRRLVSFNFRHPRFRMFCCNYYASDACPELPDKNEFTAMELTTSQPVYNVALCNKFYADNAWSKGYFISSHVTDKVAPVTFKSSFLKKPLEILMTFLGARYIEDRLKNMYYRHWLKKGYISGLNDFSNMVSDFYIKANPGNIQKYLLDKIANYKAGEHHSKLRTKAIMRQLAFYRPKTSDKMRILFTHAYYLAQTLGEKRIMKPYVPLGPLSVASSVRERGFVVNFFDTTFKKNINSFAGYLYWNPQPVIGIYILETTKKSAVKMIKIARASGSVVVAGGPEPSDDPQYYIDAGANAVVIGEGEETVVELLNAIQYGDKQVSEIPGLYLGRDIPFAERRPVRDLDLFPQPARDLVDMRPYFKTWQQHHSITSLHLTTSRGCPYKCSWCSKPVFGTSFRQHSPKYVVEEMLYLKKNYNPSQVWITDDTLGINRSWIKDFRDEVLKKEAAIPFECLSRVDVVNPEMLKQLKETGCFRVWYGAESGSQKILDKMNKSFTIEDIKKASCLTRSAGIEVGFFIMVAYPGETIADIELTRNLIKQVKPDLCGSAVAFPMKKTKFYDEVEHHLLPNWHYPRLENNNKLTFKAGYPGIFFNLSRRLIAKECTVFDKPGTALKDKLKYEIYKSAYGIMKYVLS